A part of Gammaproteobacteria bacterium genomic DNA contains:
- a CDS encoding rhodanese-like domain-containing protein: MEQLLEFIGNHVILVSAFLLVSMLLLWSLLGGALQGVKILPPDEVVRLINYENALLFDVRGSAEYDEGHILRAVHATPEALLGKASGMESDKSRWIVVCGQGAADATHAARPLVRQQYRNVVCLRGGILAWKEAGLPLVRK; encoded by the coding sequence GTGGAGCAACTACTCGAGTTTATCGGCAACCACGTTATCCTTGTCTCCGCATTCCTGCTGGTGAGCATGTTGTTGCTGTGGAGCCTTTTGGGCGGCGCGTTGCAGGGCGTGAAGATCTTGCCGCCAGACGAAGTGGTGCGGTTGATCAACTACGAAAATGCATTGCTGTTCGATGTTCGGGGCAGTGCCGAGTACGACGAGGGGCACATCCTGCGGGCGGTCCATGCTACTCCCGAAGCGCTGTTGGGCAAGGCGTCGGGTATGGAGAGCGACAAGTCGCGCTGGATCGTCGTATGCGGCCAGGGGGCGGCGGACGCGACCCATGCGGCGCGGCCGCTAGTGCGCCAGCAGTACCGCAACGTCGTTTGCCTCCGGGGCGGGATACTGGCCTGGAAGGAGGCGGGATTGCCGCTGGTCCGCAAGTAG